TTTATTTTATGGTCGGCCTGCCGACCGAAACAGAAGAAGACATTGAGGCCATCATTGATACGATCAAAAAGATAAAACATCATACCATGAAATGCTCAGCAGGAAAAAGAAGCTTCAGACGTATTACCCTTAGTATTAATCAATTTATCCCTAAACCCGTTACACCCTTTCAATGGCATCCTCTGGAAGATATAAATGTCATAAGAAAAAAGATAAGAAAGATAGAGAGCGCTCTGCGCAAGGAATCATCGGTAAAAATAATTCACGACCTTCCAAAATGGAACTACATACAGGCCCTTTTTTCCCTTGGAGACAGGCAGGTCGGCAAAATTCTGCTTTCGGCTTATAAAAACAACGGCAACTGGCCGAAGTCATTTAAGGAAGTCAACGTTAATCCGGATTTCTATGTTTATCGTCACAAGAGTACAGAAGAAATATTGCCATGGGACTTTATTGATCACGGAATCAGCAAACAGTATCTCTTCGCTGAATATATGAAAGCAATGGAACATAGTAATAAGCACAACCATTTGTAATCGCGCCGTACTATTAGAAGTTTTCCATACGTCTCAACTGGTTTCGGGTTCTCCGTTCCCATTTTGTCGGCCTGGTAGCGTTACGGTTGCGGACTACGGCTATTTTTTTGGAGGGGCTTTATGAAAAAAAAGTTTTTATATTTCATTTGTAGTATTTGCTTTTTCTACACTGCATACTCGTTTGCAGACGTCAAGGCTTCAGACTGGGTGGAAAAAGGTGTGGCATTAGTGATAGAGGGCAAGCATAACGAAGCAATAGAAGCCTTCAACAAAGCCATTGAGCGAAATCCCAAAGATGCAGTGGCTTACAATAACAGGGGAGCCGCCTACGGGCAGACGGGAAATTACAAACAACAGATTGAAGACTGCAATAAAGCCATTGAGTTAAATCCTAAAGATGCCGTGGCCTATAATAATCGGGGAGTTGCCTATGGGGAACTCGGCAATTACGAACAGGAAATTGAGGATTGCAGCAAAGCCATCGAACTTAATCCCAAACTGGCCGTCGCTTATTACCACCGCGGAATCGCATATCAGAAATTGGGCAACCGTAAGCAAGCAACCAAGGATAAAAACAAAGCTTATGCGCTGAATCCAAAAAGAACATGGAATAAGGTAGAAATAGTGTCATCTGAGCCAATTGGGCCATCGACGAATGATACCAAAATTAAAGTAATAGGAAATCGGGACAGTAAGCGCTATCATCTTCCAGGAATGATATACTACGACAAAGTTCAGGCCTATCACCTCGTGACATTCAATTCGGAAGGAGAAGCCATAAAGGCCGGTTATCACAAGGCCCGTCAGTGAACTTCGCTAAGATTGACAGGCAATACTATTTTTCCTATACTCACTGTAATATTACCGTATTATTGATCATTCCGATGAAAACCTTCAAAATCGCAACCTACAACGTAAATTCAATTAGATCCCGCCTCCACATTGTTATCCCGTGGCTTAAGGAAAATCGACCGGATGTCTTTTGCATGCAAGAAACGAAGGTTGACGATGGGAAATTCCCGGTTGGTCAGTTTGAAGATTTAGGCTATCATATAATATTTAAGGGGGGAAAACAATATAATGGTGTAGCGATGGCATCCCTGGAAAGACCGCAAGAAGTCTCTTTCGGTCTTGATGATG
The sequence above is a segment of the Deltaproteobacteria bacterium genome. Coding sequences within it:
- a CDS encoding tetratricopeptide repeat protein produces the protein MKKKFLYFICSICFFYTAYSFADVKASDWVEKGVALVIEGKHNEAIEAFNKAIERNPKDAVAYNNRGAAYGQTGNYKQQIEDCNKAIELNPKDAVAYNNRGVAYGELGNYEQEIEDCSKAIELNPKLAVAYYHRGIAYQKLGNRKQATKDKNKAYALNPKRTWNKVEIVSSEPIGPSTNDTKIKVIGNRDSKRYHLPGMIYYDKVQAYHLVTFNSEGEAIKAGYHKARQ